Proteins from one Periplaneta americana isolate PAMFEO1 chromosome 6, P.americana_PAMFEO1_priV1, whole genome shotgun sequence genomic window:
- the LOC138701201 gene encoding oocyte zinc finger protein XlCOF6.1-like, which yields MSLNFDKICRLCMIQPNDSLLPLFQHDDNLPGKVMTVVPLLKLCIGDGLPEQVCSQCVQQVNISYNFKVQCETIDATLRHLLSCQQFSTNLQEELLAPVKEEIVKPEIIYDEEVDIENDSSSRFHDAVESDSWTSSVLPELQQEDVRRGPIDQFQESKVITVKNTTDKHRFVCDVCGKIFKMKKRLQCHMLSHTGEKPFSCDVCGKMFALKECLKIHSRIHTGEKPYCCEECGARFTQKSGLLIHSRTHTGNKPYACVECGVRFARPAHLQSHLVRHTGEKAFPCSQCGREFGRRDSLKKHMQVHTGHKPFLCTVCGKCFAQSQQLKVHIATHSDKKPFMCLQCGKGFANNARLKDHLTIHSGKRPFSCQHCAKGFVRREHLKYHLNAVHGKQQINS from the exons ATGTCGTTGAATTTCGACAAAATATGCCGCCTATGTATGATACAACCAAATGATAGTCTGTTGCCACTTTTTCAACACGACGACAATCTTCCTGGCAAAGTCATGACGGTGGTTCCACTACTGAAG TTGTGCATTGGTGACGGCCTGCCAGAACAGGTGTGTTCTCAGTGTGTGCAGCAGGTGAACATAAGCTACAATTTTAAGGTTCAGTGTGAAACTATTGACGCAACACTCAGACATCTGTTGTCTTGCCAACAGTTCTCAACTAATTTACAG GAAGAGCTGTTGGCACCAGTTAAAGAGGAAATTGTAAAACCAGAAATCATATATGATGAAGAAGTAGACATTGAGAATGACAGCAGCTCACG GTTTCATGATGCAGTTGAATCAGACTCCTGGACCAGTAGTGTACTGCCTGAATTACAACAGGAAGATGTAAGAAGAGGTCCCATTGACCAGTTCCAAGAAAGCAAAGTCATTACTGTAAAAAATACAACAGATAAACACAGATTTGTgtgcgatgtctgtggaaagatatttAAGATGAAGAAACGCCTACAGTGTCACATGCTGTCTCATACCGGagaaaaaccattttcttgtgatgTGTGCGGTAAAATGTTTGCGCTGAAAGAATGTTTGAAAATACACTCACGAATTCACACGGGTGAAAAACCATACTGCTGTGAAGAGTGCGGAGCTCGTTTCACTCAGAAGAGCGGTCTTCTCATCCACAGCAGGACTCACACGGGGAATAAACCATATGCGTGTGTCGAGTGTGGTGTGAGGTTCGCACGTCCCGCTCATCTGCAGTCCCATCTGGTGAGGCACACGGGTGAAAAGGCTTTTCCATGCAGTCAGTGCGGAAGAGAATTCGGAAGAAGGGATTCGTTAAAAAAGCACATGCAAGTTCACACCGGCCATAAACCGTTCCTGTGTACAGTGTGCGGTAAATGTTTCGCACAGAGTCAACAGCTTAAAGTGCATATTGCAACACATTCGGACAAGAAACCTTTCATGTGTTTACAGTGTGGAAAAGGTTTTGCGAACAATGCTCGTCTGAAAGATCATTTGACTATACATTCTGGTAAAAGACCATTTTCATGTCAACACTGTGCTAAAGGTTTTGTGAGAAGAGAACATCTCAAGTACCATTTAAATGCTGTACATGGTAAACAACAAATAAATTCATGA